A window of the Nitrosococcus wardiae genome harbors these coding sequences:
- the amrA gene encoding AmmeMemoRadiSam system protein A produces the protein MGEIARDSIRHGLETGEPLPIELDNYPPLIQRIGANFVTLTWENRLRGCMGTLEAYRPLVLDVAENAYASAFRDPRFPSLTTGEFERLTIAVSILTPPLLMTFENEQDLIFQLRPGVDGLVLEEGTLRGTFLPAVWEVLPDPQLFLRGLKRKTGLPPEYWSDSLRVFRYTVEKI, from the coding sequence TTGGGAGAAATAGCCCGTGACTCTATTCGCCACGGACTCGAGACAGGGGAACCTTTGCCTATTGAACTCGATAACTATCCACCGCTAATCCAACGCATCGGCGCTAATTTTGTGACTTTGACATGGGAAAATCGGTTGCGCGGCTGTATGGGCACCCTCGAAGCCTATCGGCCCTTGGTCTTAGATGTTGCGGAAAATGCTTATGCCAGTGCTTTTCGTGACCCTCGATTCCCCTCGTTGACAACCGGGGAATTTGAGCGGCTGACTATCGCCGTCTCAATCCTAACTCCCCCACTTTTGATGACCTTTGAGAACGAACAAGACCTGATTTTCCAGTTACGTCCAGGAGTTGACGGGTTAGTACTAGAAGAAGGGACACTTCGGGGGACCTTTCTTCCTGCAGTTTGGGAAGTATTGCCCGATCCTCAGCTATTTCTCAGGGGACTCAAACGGAAGACGGGCCTACCACCAGAGTATTGGTCGGATTCTTTACGAGTGTTCCGCTATACGGTGGAAAAAATTTGA
- a CDS encoding RNA polymerase sigma factor FliA, which translates to MNGVVAYATRTQEKPRSDELVIQYAPLVKRIAYHLLTRLPPSVQLDDLIQAGMIGLLEAARNYNASQGASFETYAGIRIRGAILDEIRRNDWAPRSVHRKARQVAEVMREIENREGRDARDHEVAKELGLSLNDYHRLLQDAGGYRVFSLDEFNESEESDPLTTPLQGPFDGLQDQSFRSALVGAIDGLPERERLVMSLYYVEDLNLREIGEVLGVSESRVSQIHSQAVLRLRAHLNEWLD; encoded by the coding sequence ATGAATGGGGTCGTCGCTTATGCTACCCGGACCCAGGAGAAGCCCAGGAGTGACGAATTAGTCATTCAGTATGCGCCATTGGTAAAGCGTATTGCTTATCATTTGTTAACCCGGCTCCCACCTAGCGTTCAGCTGGATGACCTTATTCAGGCGGGCATGATTGGTCTATTGGAAGCAGCCCGCAATTATAATGCTTCCCAGGGTGCAAGTTTTGAAACTTATGCCGGAATCCGCATTCGAGGGGCTATTTTAGATGAGATTCGTCGCAATGATTGGGCCCCTCGTTCGGTCCATCGTAAGGCTCGGCAAGTGGCTGAAGTGATGCGGGAAATTGAGAACCGCGAAGGCCGAGACGCGCGCGATCATGAAGTTGCAAAGGAACTCGGGTTATCGCTTAATGATTATCATCGACTCTTGCAGGATGCAGGCGGTTATCGAGTATTTAGCCTTGATGAATTTAATGAGAGCGAAGAGTCAGATCCTCTGACAACCCCCCTGCAGGGGCCCTTCGACGGATTACAAGATCAGAGCTTCCGAAGTGCGTTAGTCGGTGCTATTGATGGCCTGCCTGAGCGGGAGCGATTAGTGATGTCGCTTTACTATGTTGAAGATTTAAACCTCCGGGAAATCGGCGAAGTATTGGGGGTGAGTGAGTCCCGGGTTAGCCAAATCCATAGTCAGGCTGTATTACGCCTTCGGGCTCACCTTAATGAGTGGTTGGATTGA
- a CDS encoding TerC/Alx family metal homeostasis membrane protein has protein sequence MTVSIWIGVIALIIGLLILDLAVLNRGTRMVCVKEALVWTMTWVVLALCFNVFVYFLYENNWLGWSDIASHDFSGQQAAVQFLTGFLMEKSLSIDNIFVIAMIFSYLKVPVVEQHRLLLWGVLGAIGLRVIMVTLGTVLMARFHWSVYLFGGLLMATAVRMMMIRQDNINIGHNPLLPLVKKFYPITANYKDGDFFSALNGNRAVTPLLLALILVVSTNLMFALDSIPAILAVTQDPFLVFTCNVFSVLGLRALYFTIAGYVERFRYIKLSLVFVLVYFAVKMMLIHSYPIPNIVSLVTIGSILALGVLASLLIPPMDVNRRAEPLFSDLVTLAVLSYRQARRIVVLVLGTSVLLVGIAMIVLPGPAVVVIPIGLGILAIEFAWARRWLRKMRQTAGEFRQRIRS, from the coding sequence ATGACGGTCTCTATTTGGATCGGAGTTATCGCGCTTATTATCGGGTTGCTCATATTGGATCTTGCTGTCCTAAATCGTGGGACACGTATGGTTTGTGTCAAAGAGGCTCTGGTTTGGACGATGACCTGGGTAGTATTGGCACTTTGCTTTAATGTTTTTGTGTATTTTCTCTATGAGAATAACTGGCTTGGGTGGAGTGATATTGCCTCCCATGACTTTAGCGGTCAGCAAGCTGCGGTCCAGTTTTTGACAGGTTTCCTGATGGAGAAATCCCTCTCCATAGACAATATTTTTGTCATCGCCATGATATTTTCGTATTTGAAAGTGCCTGTGGTGGAGCAACATCGCCTGTTGCTTTGGGGAGTTTTGGGGGCGATTGGTTTGCGGGTCATCATGGTCACCCTCGGTACCGTGCTGATGGCTCGTTTCCACTGGAGCGTCTACTTGTTTGGGGGACTGCTCATGGCCACGGCGGTAAGGATGATGATGATACGTCAGGATAATATCAACATAGGCCACAATCCATTGTTGCCCCTGGTTAAAAAATTTTATCCTATTACGGCTAACTATAAAGACGGGGATTTCTTTAGCGCCCTAAATGGAAACCGTGCAGTAACACCTTTATTGCTTGCTCTAATTTTAGTGGTAAGCACTAATCTAATGTTCGCGTTAGACTCCATTCCTGCTATTTTAGCCGTCACTCAAGATCCCTTTTTAGTATTCACTTGCAATGTTTTCTCAGTGCTGGGTCTTCGAGCCCTGTACTTTACCATTGCCGGTTATGTGGAAAGATTCCGCTACATTAAGCTGAGTTTAGTTTTTGTCTTGGTTTATTTCGCTGTCAAAATGATGCTGATCCACTCGTATCCCATTCCAAATATTGTTTCCTTAGTGACTATCGGGAGCATTCTCGCCCTGGGAGTTCTCGCTTCATTGTTAATCCCCCCCATGGACGTTAACAGGCGGGCCGAACCGCTATTTAGCGATTTAGTTACTTTAGCGGTTCTTAGCTATCGGCAAGCGCGACGGATTGTGGTGCTCGTTCTTGGTACCTCGGTGCTTTTAGTGGGGATCGCAATGATTGTATTGCCAGGTCCTGCTGTTGTGGTGATCCCGATTGGTTTAGGTATTTTAGCCATTGAATTTGCATGGGCGAGACGGTGGTTACGAAAAATGCGTCAAACAGCTGGAGAGTTTAGGCAACGCATACGAAGTTAA
- a CDS encoding pentapeptide repeat-containing protein yields the protein MQTKHDKSRAETFPGLKQYEAGYPWRDRRSGFDRRRFRDRRLLSEQRSGKDRRSPELPETIKYRRARTQLRSQLKAYQASYPLKRRFIGAIILAMVALSGGFFFLSSIWHMGNCDMPPRPGVDWSNCLLSGRVLVAANLNGANLLNSSLKGADLSQASLNSAVLTYANLAFANLRHVDLSDAMLRSANLCNADLSHARLDYADLSYADLSGAHLDGASLQGAKLDYAIWPDRRECAPKSIGFCR from the coding sequence GTGCAAACAAAGCATGATAAAAGCAGGGCCGAAACTTTTCCAGGCCTAAAACAATACGAGGCGGGATACCCTTGGCGTGATCGCCGCTCTGGATTTGATCGCCGCAGGTTCAGGGATCGGCGTTTACTGTCTGAGCAACGCAGTGGAAAGGACCGGCGCTCTCCTGAGCTACCTGAAACCATCAAATACCGCAGAGCACGGACGCAGCTTAGGAGCCAACTAAAAGCGTACCAGGCCAGCTATCCCCTTAAACGTCGTTTTATTGGGGCGATTATCTTGGCAATGGTTGCCCTGTCAGGGGGATTCTTTTTCCTATCCTCTATTTGGCACATGGGAAACTGCGATATGCCTCCTAGACCAGGGGTGGACTGGAGTAATTGCCTGCTTTCGGGAAGAGTTTTGGTAGCGGCCAATCTAAATGGAGCCAATCTCCTCAATTCATCCCTTAAAGGTGCCGATCTGTCCCAAGCTTCGTTAAATTCTGCTGTTTTAACTTATGCCAATTTGGCCTTTGCCAACTTGAGGCATGTGGATCTTTCCGATGCCATGTTACGAAGTGCTAATTTATGCAATGCGGATTTGAGTCATGCTAGGCTAGATTACGCCGATCTTTCCTACGCTGATTTGTCCGGCGCTCATTTAGACGGAGCTTCTTTGCAAGGGGCGAAATTAGATTATGCCATATGGCCTGATCGGCGTGAGTGTGCGCCTAAATCGATCGGCTTTTGTCGATGA
- a CDS encoding MinD/ParA family protein — MSEARIDQASGLRRMTRPVRVVAVTGGKGGVGKTNISVNLAVALASQGQRVMLLDADLGLANIDVLLGLQPTHNLAHVIKGERSLGEIIVPGPAGIKIVPASSGVQAMARLSPAEHAGLINAFSEVSTTLDVLLIDTAAGISDSVISFTRAAQEVLVVVCDEPASITDAYALIKVLSRDHHLQRFHLLANMSRSIQEGRELYDKLAKVTNQFLDVTLEFLGVVPYDDYLRKAVKKQSAVVDSYPRSKSAMAFMHLAQKAVRWPVRREPGGHLEFFVERLVQYSLCFADGSSRVHAGTNHSKGDLL; from the coding sequence ATGTCTGAGGCGCGGATTGATCAGGCCAGTGGTTTGCGGCGGATGACTCGTCCTGTCCGGGTAGTGGCGGTGACTGGTGGTAAAGGGGGAGTCGGCAAAACTAATATTTCAGTGAATTTGGCGGTGGCTTTAGCAAGTCAAGGCCAGAGAGTAATGCTGTTAGATGCTGACCTTGGATTAGCTAATATCGATGTGTTGCTAGGATTACAGCCTACTCATAACCTTGCCCATGTCATTAAAGGGGAGCGTTCGCTAGGGGAAATTATTGTCCCTGGACCCGCAGGCATCAAAATCGTACCGGCGTCCTCGGGAGTGCAGGCCATGGCGCGCCTTAGTCCGGCTGAGCATGCAGGTCTTATCAATGCCTTCAGTGAAGTCAGCACGACCCTGGATGTTTTGTTAATTGATACTGCTGCCGGAATTTCTGACAGTGTAATCAGCTTTACCCGGGCAGCTCAGGAGGTACTCGTGGTGGTTTGCGATGAGCCCGCATCGATCACTGATGCTTATGCTTTGATCAAAGTATTAAGTCGGGATCATCACCTGCAACGGTTTCATCTCCTCGCCAATATGTCTCGTAGTATTCAGGAGGGCAGGGAATTGTATGACAAACTTGCCAAAGTCACCAACCAATTTCTGGATGTGACACTGGAATTTTTGGGAGTGGTACCTTACGACGATTATCTCCGTAAGGCAGTAAAGAAACAAAGCGCGGTGGTAGATAGTTACCCCAGAAGTAAATCAGCGATGGCCTTTATGCACTTAGCCCAAAAGGCAGTCCGCTGGCCGGTACGGAGAGAACCAGGCGGTCACCTTGAATTCTTTGTAGAGCGCCTAGTGCAATACAGTCTGTGCTTTGCAGATGGATCAAGCAGGGTCCATGCGGGGACGAATCATAGTAAGGGGGATTTGTTATGA
- the motD gene encoding flagellar motor protein MotD, whose translation MARRRWQEDQEDQENHERWLVSYADFITLLFAFFVVMYAVSSINEGKYRVLSESLTAIFPQASRRIEPPIEVGELIVASGSSPIEIEALPEISSVTPTSAISFSATSVQEESSVIASLGVITKEIRTALQPLIDENLVRLRQGREWLEVEINDRVLFTSGSAKLEAEAVPELKKLAKILRRFPNPIQVEGFTDNVPISTPVFPSNWELSSARAASVVHLLDRFGVSPARMAAIGYGQYRPVAANSTAEGRRRNRRVVLVILGRPFSRRTLEAQGSPVGEGQAKN comes from the coding sequence ATGGCCCGCCGACGCTGGCAGGAAGATCAGGAAGATCAGGAAAATCATGAGCGTTGGCTGGTGTCTTATGCGGATTTTATTACTTTATTGTTTGCTTTTTTTGTCGTCATGTATGCTGTCTCCTCTATCAATGAAGGGAAGTACCGGGTGCTCTCAGAAAGTTTGACTGCGATATTTCCTCAAGCCTCTCGCCGGATAGAGCCTCCTATTGAGGTAGGGGAGTTAATCGTTGCCTCGGGTTCTAGTCCTATTGAAATAGAGGCATTACCTGAAATCTCCTCTGTGACCCCGACTTCAGCAATATCGTTTTCTGCAACCTCTGTCCAGGAGGAGAGTTCGGTGATAGCCAGTCTTGGGGTCATTACTAAGGAGATTAGAACTGCCTTGCAGCCTTTAATCGATGAGAACTTGGTTCGCCTACGTCAAGGCCGGGAATGGTTGGAGGTTGAAATCAATGATAGGGTACTTTTTACTAGTGGAAGCGCTAAATTGGAAGCAGAAGCCGTGCCAGAGTTAAAGAAGTTAGCCAAGATCTTGCGCCGCTTTCCCAACCCCATCCAAGTTGAGGGGTTTACCGATAATGTTCCGATCAGCACACCAGTTTTTCCCTCTAACTGGGAATTGTCATCGGCACGGGCAGCGAGCGTCGTGCATCTGCTTGATCGCTTTGGCGTATCCCCCGCACGTATGGCCGCTATCGGTTATGGACAATACCGGCCGGTGGCAGCTAACAGTACAGCAGAGGGAAGGCGCCGGAACCGGCGCGTGGTACTAGTGATACTGGGGCGGCCCTTTAGCCGCCGTACGCTGGAAGCTCAAGGGTCCCCTGTTGGGGAGGGGCAAGCCAAGAACTAA
- a CDS encoding DUF2802 domain-containing protein, translated as MELVWLLFVVTGVLIILVLYLNLTLYRANRQLEEQVQQLQQLQKDFGVLCAGSARLGNQILQLERRVKKLDERQDQIDLHTPENCAYSQAIKMVRNGADIDQLIASCGLSRDEAGLVYLLHNTNSTANTPFGQAGTNHADNQNRLNEWQE; from the coding sequence ATGGAATTGGTCTGGCTGCTTTTTGTGGTGACAGGGGTGCTGATAATCTTAGTGCTCTATTTAAATCTTACTTTGTATCGAGCCAATCGGCAGTTAGAGGAGCAAGTCCAACAGCTGCAGCAGTTACAGAAGGATTTTGGTGTGCTTTGTGCTGGTTCGGCGAGGTTAGGAAACCAAATTTTACAGTTGGAGCGGCGGGTAAAAAAACTTGATGAACGGCAAGATCAAATTGACTTGCATACGCCTGAGAATTGTGCTTATAGCCAGGCGATAAAGATGGTGCGTAACGGTGCTGATATTGACCAATTAATAGCCAGCTGTGGGCTGTCTCGAGACGAAGCGGGGTTGGTCTACTTATTGCATAATACTAATTCGACTGCAAATACCCCATTCGGCCAGGCAGGTACTAACCATGCGGATAACCAAAATAGATTGAACGAATGGCAAGAATAG
- the flhF gene encoding flagellar biosynthesis protein FlhF translates to MKIRRFTAPDVRQAIRQVREAMGADAVILSNRSVGGGIEIVAATDYEDTVLEQASCQEAEPLPERRPSSNASRDESQKPILLEMRQEVKNLRNLVEVQLSDLAWGELGRRHPLKAQLLRRLIGLDLVPELCRQLAAQASNSNDPHQIWQQALQVLTDLIPIADDDTLTAGGIVALIGPTGVGKTTSVAKIAARFALRHGIHSVALVTTDCFRIGAQEQLHTYGRILGVPVKVVQDRQALEKILDGLLDRQLVLIDTAGMSQRDMHLTKQFAMLAGGGPKIRNYLVLSAATQSSALDEVVQQFNRVELSGCILTKIDEAASLGGIVSTVIRRQLPLAYISDGQRVPEDFGAARAQHLVHLLTEYACEREKGLADEALAQAFGRAINYAHV, encoded by the coding sequence ATGAAAATTAGACGGTTTACAGCTCCGGATGTGCGACAAGCTATCCGGCAGGTACGGGAGGCGATGGGGGCAGATGCCGTTATCTTGTCAAATCGTTCAGTGGGTGGAGGCATTGAAATTGTCGCTGCCACGGATTACGAGGATACCGTATTAGAGCAAGCTTCTTGCCAAGAGGCAGAGCCTCTGCCAGAAAGGAGGCCTTCTTCCAACGCCTCTAGGGATGAATCTCAAAAGCCCATTTTGCTTGAGATGCGGCAAGAGGTGAAAAATTTACGCAATCTAGTAGAGGTGCAATTATCGGACCTTGCCTGGGGTGAATTGGGCCGACGCCACCCCCTTAAGGCACAATTGCTCCGCCGGTTAATTGGACTGGATCTTGTTCCCGAACTTTGCCGGCAGCTTGCTGCCCAGGCGAGTAACAGCAATGACCCCCATCAAATTTGGCAGCAGGCGCTGCAGGTGCTGACAGACCTTATCCCCATTGCCGATGATGATACCTTGACCGCTGGTGGGATCGTCGCCCTCATCGGCCCCACGGGGGTGGGGAAAACCACCAGTGTGGCGAAAATTGCGGCGCGCTTTGCGCTTCGCCATGGGATCCATAGTGTGGCTTTGGTGACTACTGACTGTTTCCGTATCGGAGCGCAGGAACAATTGCACACCTATGGCCGCATTCTTGGTGTTCCTGTGAAGGTTGTTCAGGATCGGCAAGCATTGGAGAAAATTTTGGATGGCTTGCTGGATCGGCAGTTAGTGCTCATTGACACAGCAGGCATGAGTCAGCGGGATATGCATCTTACCAAGCAATTTGCCATGCTTGCTGGAGGTGGCCCAAAAATTAGGAATTACTTAGTCCTATCAGCGGCCACTCAATCTTCGGCGTTGGATGAGGTGGTGCAGCAATTTAATCGGGTTGAGCTCTCGGGCTGCATCCTGACTAAAATCGATGAAGCGGCGAGCCTAGGGGGGATTGTCTCCACCGTTATCCGTCGCCAGTTGCCTCTTGCCTATATCAGTGATGGACAGCGAGTACCGGAGGACTTCGGGGCAGCCCGTGCTCAGCACTTAGTCCATCTTCTCACCGAGTATGCCTGTGAGAGGGAAAAAGGGTTGGCTGATGAGGCACTGGCTCAAGCGTTTGGAAGGGCCATAAATTATGCTCATGTCTGA
- the amrS gene encoding AmmeMemoRadiSam system radical SAM enzyme translates to MVIETFSDTVPTRYWHRLDDGRVQCDLCPRYCKLREGQQGLCFVRACQDGQIVLTTYGRSSGYCIDPIEKKPLNHFLPGTPILSFGTAGCNLACKFCQNWDISKSREFDTLADQASPEAIARAAGELGCRSVAYTYNDPVIFMEYAIDVAQACRERGIKSVAVTAGYICDEPRMEFYRYMDAANVDLKAFTEKFYRKITGGHLQPVLDTLAYLKYETQVWFEMTTLLIPGENDSNQELEAMSQWVVEHLGREVPWHFTAFHPDWKMMDKLSTPSATLMRARQIAVENGIRYAYVGNVHDLKGGSTYCHHCGHLLIGRDWYSLSDWGLTANGYCQRCDTPCAGVFESVPGTWGARRMPVHLGRFA, encoded by the coding sequence TTGGTCATTGAAACCTTTTCGGATACGGTTCCCACTCGTTATTGGCATCGCTTGGATGATGGTCGGGTCCAATGTGATTTGTGCCCCCGTTATTGCAAATTACGTGAGGGCCAACAAGGGTTGTGTTTTGTCCGTGCTTGCCAGGACGGTCAAATTGTTTTAACCACTTATGGGCGTTCTAGTGGCTACTGTATCGATCCTATTGAAAAAAAGCCTCTAAATCATTTTTTACCGGGAACACCCATCCTGTCTTTTGGAACAGCGGGTTGTAATTTGGCATGTAAATTCTGTCAAAATTGGGACATCAGCAAGTCGCGAGAATTTGACACTCTTGCTGATCAGGCCAGCCCGGAGGCCATTGCTCGTGCGGCTGGAGAACTCGGGTGCCGTAGTGTGGCATATACTTACAATGACCCTGTTATCTTTATGGAGTATGCTATCGATGTTGCCCAGGCTTGCCGCGAGCGAGGTATTAAATCCGTTGCAGTAACAGCGGGTTATATTTGTGATGAGCCACGGATGGAATTTTACCGTTATATGGATGCCGCCAATGTCGATCTCAAAGCTTTCACTGAAAAATTTTACCGCAAGATCACGGGAGGACATCTACAACCGGTACTGGATACTTTGGCCTATCTAAAATATGAAACCCAAGTTTGGTTTGAGATGACGACTCTTTTAATCCCTGGTGAAAACGATTCCAATCAGGAGTTGGAAGCGATGAGTCAATGGGTTGTGGAGCATTTGGGAAGGGAGGTCCCCTGGCACTTTACTGCTTTCCACCCTGACTGGAAGATGATGGATAAATTATCCACCCCATCTGCCACTTTGATGCGGGCCCGCCAAATTGCAGTTGAAAATGGCATTCGCTATGCTTATGTGGGCAATGTTCATGATCTCAAGGGGGGGAGTACTTATTGCCACCACTGTGGCCATCTGCTGATTGGCCGGGATTGGTATAGCCTATCGGACTGGGGGTTGACCGCCAATGGCTATTGCCAGCGGTGCGACACGCCTTGTGCTGGCGTTTTTGAGTCAGTCCCTGGGACTTGGGGGGCTAGGCGCATGCCAGTACACCTAGGTCGTTTTGCCTGA
- a CDS encoding flagellar motor protein: MDILSILGVIIGFGAILVGQYLEGGELRAILNPVALLIVLGGTLGAVMLQTPLKLFWRAFQISGWVFRPPSQRAEELVANILEWSKIARKEGLLGLEAIAETEADRFSRRGLQLLVDGNEPEDIRKILELDIELAEQRDLLAAKVFESMGGYAPTIGILGAVMGLIQVMGNLADPSSLGSGIAVAFVATIYGVGLANLFFLPFANKLKVLIRGRSYISEMVVEGLIGIAEGENPRNIEIHLQSYLD, translated from the coding sequence ATGGATATCTTGAGTATCCTTGGCGTGATCATTGGATTTGGGGCCATTCTCGTTGGCCAGTATTTAGAAGGAGGAGAGTTAAGAGCCATTCTCAATCCTGTGGCTTTGCTTATTGTCTTAGGGGGTACCCTGGGAGCGGTGATGTTACAGACTCCCCTCAAACTTTTTTGGCGAGCCTTCCAGATTTCGGGTTGGGTTTTTCGGCCACCTTCCCAGCGGGCAGAAGAACTTGTTGCCAATATCCTTGAATGGAGCAAGATTGCCCGTAAGGAAGGTTTATTAGGGCTAGAGGCTATAGCCGAGACTGAGGCTGATCGTTTTTCCCGTCGAGGTTTGCAATTATTGGTGGATGGAAACGAACCAGAGGATATCCGCAAGATCCTGGAGCTGGATATTGAACTTGCGGAGCAGCGAGATCTCCTGGCCGCCAAGGTTTTTGAGTCTATGGGCGGGTATGCCCCCACTATTGGTATTCTTGGGGCTGTAATGGGATTAATACAGGTCATGGGTAATCTGGCCGACCCCTCCTCCTTAGGTAGTGGCATTGCGGTTGCTTTTGTGGCGACGATCTATGGGGTGGGTCTTGCTAATTTATTTTTTCTCCCCTTTGCTAATAAATTAAAGGTGCTTATCCGAGGACGCTCATATATTAGTGAAATGGTAGTAGAAGGGCTTATTGGTATCGCCGAGGGGGAAAATCCCCGCAATATCGAAATCCATTTACAAAGTTACTTGGATTGA
- the amrB gene encoding AmmeMemoRadiSam system protein B, with translation MMTLRQPAVAGLFYPADLVALQTQIQNFFKTIGTGGSPPKAIIAPHAGYRYSGPVAASAYATLQKVQERIHRVILLGPSHRIPFYGIATSQVEGFATPLGIVPVNENDLQLALTLPQVRILDESHALEHSLEVQLPFLQETLGDFSLVPLVVGQTSPKQVKEVLDLFWDSKETLIIVSSDLSHYHDYATAQQLDRATTKAIEVLQPEVIHPEQACGYIPMGGLLMAARERGLHGTTLDLRNSGDTAGSRDQVVGYGAYVFQ, from the coding sequence ATGATGACCTTACGGCAACCGGCTGTTGCAGGCCTATTCTATCCTGCCGATTTGGTGGCACTACAAACCCAAATACAGAACTTTTTCAAGACGATTGGAACAGGCGGGAGCCCACCCAAAGCCATTATTGCACCCCATGCAGGCTATCGCTACTCTGGCCCAGTAGCGGCATCAGCTTACGCCACTCTACAAAAAGTCCAGGAGCGGATTCATCGGGTTATTCTTCTAGGTCCTTCCCATCGAATTCCCTTTTATGGGATAGCAACCAGCCAGGTAGAGGGTTTCGCAACCCCCCTTGGCATCGTTCCCGTAAACGAAAATGATTTACAACTGGCCTTAACCCTCCCTCAGGTCAGAATACTAGATGAGTCCCATGCCCTAGAGCATAGCTTGGAAGTCCAGCTGCCTTTCTTGCAGGAAACTCTCGGTGATTTTTCCCTGGTTCCACTAGTTGTAGGGCAGACCTCCCCCAAACAGGTCAAGGAGGTACTCGATCTCTTTTGGGATAGCAAGGAGACCTTAATTATCGTCAGTTCAGATTTAAGCCATTATCACGACTACGCTACTGCCCAACAGCTCGATAGGGCTACCACCAAAGCAATAGAAGTTTTACAGCCCGAGGTGATTCATCCTGAACAGGCCTGCGGTTACATTCCAATGGGCGGGCTCCTCATGGCGGCACGGGAACGCGGCCTTCACGGGACCACCCTTGACCTCCGCAATTCCGGTGATACCGCAGGTTCCCGAGATCAAGTCGTTGGCTACGGTGCCTATGTCTTTCAGTAA